Part of the Oreochromis aureus strain Israel breed Guangdong linkage group 20, ZZ_aureus, whole genome shotgun sequence genome, taaagccataaagcctttgaatgaagacaaacgctgttgtgacagtgatgtatgCTGTCCTTtagtatatgtatgatttctatacattttacgtcagataaaaacttttttcACAAGAATCAgataattgtttaataaaagcgaaacattttaaatgagaataagaaagaaaagtatttccttgtgcccccctttccctgttaatgccctacctgcccccctggcaacactttgctagacccgcccctgcacagttaccagctgtcagctacatagaaaaggatcctggtgttatttgtctctcagaaacagttcataacttcccttcaactcattcatgtcacctaaaaggtaaacctgtttctccatcacctgttcagctctgatgattcagtaaggacatctcctggtttcatctgcatgtttcctctcaccagatccgatatcatgaccagcagctttacagctgtggctccagcaaacatcagctgatactagaaattattattaaataaattctaacaacagctgatcaagcttaaacgtgctgctgttgtttaacgcgacatccgctggtttcctctttctggcgcaaagtgggagataaacaaacaagagagaaaagccgatcagctgatcattgatcagtttcgtgattgaagtaggagagaggagagaatgagagaagaagaggcagctgtgcagcaaagacaccgaataactccagctttgtgtctttttttcattctagctgaagttcgggacaaactgcgtctcttctcagctcaatacgaaacgcgtaatattttctctgaatgagggaccattccctTTTTTAAGGAGctgttggcaactctactaactaaccttatgaataaaataaagttcactatcagtaacatcacagcacccacccagctgtatagaaactccgtcatgctagctagtacatgagtacgagttattgtaactgactgtaaaaagtcagcacaacgaaaataaactccacctaaacttggtttatatctgacccagacagactgcaggtcataacttcttacctgaagttcagttcacctgacactcggaccagcagccgcctcgggtctctgctcctcctgcctccccttccctcatccacctgctggcctccgtggaagctccgccatagccaccaccaaacaactgagttatttttacacatcggccagcatctggccaatccaccacctctcattgttcatgcccttacaaaaaaaaaaaaaagtcatcagcCGACcaggcaaatgcccggtatgcccgatggccagtccagctatgttaaccCGTTAATCTTCGCcgaaaaattgttttctgcgATGCCGTCTTTCATGCTTGGCTCTCCTATCTTTGCTAACTTGATGCTCATAGTGCAGAAGcccatgctgcattcacttgcactcggatatctgagcttcactgtgaaaacataatcgtacatttgatgtttcattgaattttattgttttagcttcggggtggcacctggggtggccagtctggtttgggggggtggcctgtgcccccccaggccaccccgctggacacgccactgcATGTTAGCCGGCATGCTAGCAgtagctaacattagctagaGGAGAGACTGCTCAGGGTTTGGTTTGATCCTGAACACTAAACGACTCCTGTGCATCATGGAGTCTCCCGCTGACGCTCGCTGTAACTTCCTCTCAGCTTTGTGGCCTCATCGTAGAGGCCGCTCAGCAGCCGCCGGGCAGCTCTGAATGCCAACAATTACACACCAGGTTTGTGTGGAAGTTGTGTGTACGCACTCACTGATCTCTGAGCTTAAAACAGTGCAACACAAACCAGAAACCCAGACTGTTACAACCAGAAGATTTTGGTTGCAAACTTTTAGTTTCCGTCTCACAGAAGTTGATCTGAAGGACGTTGGAGAGCACAAAGAGCTGCAGCAGAGCCTTTAATCAGGAAAATGACTGTAAAGCTCATCAGCTCATGTGACAGGCCCCGTGTCGTGCGTTAGTGATGTGTTTCCTGATCTGAAGGTCATCAGCTCTCTGAGGCCGAAAGCATCGAGATGTGAGGAAACGTTAGTTTAAAAATcatcttgttgtttgtttttaataaatgtgttgGATGCTGATTTCAGGGAGGGCAACGAGCCCGGGGACGAGCTGACGGTGACCTACAGGGAGCTGCTGCAGAGAGTCTGTCAGTTCGCCAACGTCCTGAAAGCTCAGGGTGAGTTACTCCCAGCTCACCTGCTCGCTGGCACCGCCCCCTCTCAGCTCTCTGTGAAGTTTAAGGTTTCATTCACGATGGATTTAGGACTCTGGTTTTATGTGCTCAGATTTCTGAATCGATTCATAAATCCTGCTCGCTTCTCTTTCTTGTCTCCAGGCGTGAAGAAGGGCGACCGCGTGTCCATATACATGCCCATGGTGGTCGAACTGGTGGTTGCCATGTTGGCGTGCGTGCGCATCGGAGCAGTCCACTCCATCGTGGTGAGTTGCAGACACCCGTGAACACGGCGGACGGTGGTTTGAGTTAAAGATGGAGGCTAACGCTGGTCTACTGATCTCAGTTTGCAGGTTTCTCTGCCGAGTCTCTGTGTGAGAGGATCGTGGACTCTCAGTGCTGTCTGCTCATCACTGCAGGTCAGCATCGCACACCTGTGCAGCGCACCTGCAACAAGTTCCCGCTCATTAAAGATGTACATAAACCTGAGGGGAGGTGGTAGCAGCGTCGAGTCTGaccttgacctctgacctcctttGGTTGGACAATAAGCTAAGCTCGTGGGTTGTAAAAAAGGTGGAATGCCTGAGTTAACTGGGAGCTAGATCCAGACCAGTGAAACGTCCCAGAGCTGGAAAAGCTGCTCACGCCAATCACTCCATCCTTATTGATCTTTATCTTCACTCAGAGGTCGAGCCGGGACGCTCGTGGCGGCGGCAGGGTGGAGCTGCAGGGGGGCGTTTGTTGTTGCTCGTTTATTCGTCCTCATGATCTCAAACCAAACGTGCACCTTTGAGTTCACACTTTCACCTTTTATGTAGCGTGCACACACGTTTCACCCACCAATCCGGACGGGGCGGTGAAGAGGGGCGCTGGCCGAGGTGCTGAGTTGGGACCAGTAATCAGTCTTATTAGCTGGATTAGAGAGTGTCGATATAATCCAGTTAATCTGCTGGGTTATTAGCCACACCCACTCTGCTCATTCATCCTGTAAGCAGATCGTGAAGCCCGGGTCTCTCGAGTGCCGCTCGTGGCGTTTTGTTACCTCATGATTAAAGTGTGCCTCTGCAGGCTGTTGTGAACTTCGACCAGCACAGGTGGAAGTTTGGTAAACCGGCGCAGACGCGGGCGTAGCTGCAGGGTTGATGCTTTGCTGTAACCCGTGTGCATGTTATTGTGAGGAGCTGAGGATTTTTAAAGCTGGGATTTTACAGTAATGCTAAAGTTAACCTGTGACCATCACAGGAGCTGCTGCGTAAAGCAAAGCGCTTCCCACGATGTGGGTGGAGCTTGTAATCCAAGATGGCTGCccacacctgctgctgctggaaggGAGAGTGATTGGCTGTAGTGACGATGATCAGACTGAAGGTGAAGCACATGGGGAGTGACTCGCTGATGGAGCTGCAGTCTCCACCAGTCTGATGTCACAGCTTTGGCTGCCGGGGTCTGTGTGCTCGAGTGACGCAGCAGCAACGCACAGAAACCATGCAGAGCATATCTGATCAGCTGAGGAGGCTGGACTGACTGATTAATGGAGGATGCTGATTTCAGCTCTTTGCTGCACTAAAGCAGATTTATTACTGACGTTGAGCTGAGGCTGAACGAGTCCTCAGTCTGAACCCTGATTACTGAAACCAACAACGGTTTTAATCCAGCTaatggagtgtgtgtgtctgtgtgcatgcgtgtgtgtgtgtgtgtgtgtgtgtgtgtgtgtgtgtgtgctgctcagACCGGTCTGACAGCTGTATAAATCATCTCTTTGCTTTTCTGTTTAGATGGTTTCTATCGAGGAGATAAGCTGATCAACCTGAAGCTCTTAGCTGATGAAGCGCTGCAGAAATGCAGAGACAAgtaagacagacagacacacacacacacacacacacacacacacacacacacacacacacacacacacacacacacacacacacacacacacacacacacacacacacacactggttttcatatcttagtgaggacatctcattgacatGTTTTCCCTAGCTGcgtaccctaaccatcaaacaTGAatgcctaaccataacctaactgtaaccctgacactaaaaccacattttgagtcttaaaaatgtcttcaaactCGTGGGGCTGCCAGTCCCCACAACGATAtgtaaacatgtacacacactgCTGCTCGGGTGTGTTAGCCTATCAGAGCCCCCCCTCCACCCGTGGCTGCTGTTGGTCCCAGCAGAGCGCCGTGGCTCAGTGTGTCACAGATCCTTCAGACTTGACTTCCTGCTGAGTGTTAAACTTTAttgcagcagctgcaggaagAGCTCCTCGTTTTATTGGAGCTGTTCGACTCTGACGTGTCTCAGAGTTTGATGATGTCACATAATAAAGGTTCTCATTGAGGAAAATCAGAGACAGTCAGGTGGGCGGAGTCTTTTCTGTTAACTGAATACAAATGAAAGCAGGAATCATGTGACCTGTAACGTCACCGCCCTCGCGTTCTGTATTAAAGCGGAGCCGTGCAGCACACCGCTGATACCTGTGCTTCCTTTATCAGCTCCTTGGTACCAGCAGCAGAGCGAGCTGTGTTGGGCTGGTTATGTATCTGCAcctcatcactgctgctgtcgCCTGTAGTCTCTTCCACCATCGCGGTGCTGGTGTGGAGTCAGTCTTTGGCTGAGTAAAAGGAGTCCTCCTGTTCTGATTGTGATCTCTGTTCCAGCACAAATGTGCTTTTTATTGTTTGCATGAGAATAACTGAGCCTGCACACACTGCGATGGATGGGTGCTCCCATTAAAGTTTGAGTGTAGCTGGTGCTGCGTGGCTTTGTGAGGTCACTGTGATGCGTACTgatctgtgtctgtctgtgcagagGGTTCCCGGTCGGGCGCTGCATCATGCTGAAGCACCTGTCCAAAGAACCGGAGGGGATTCTGGGCTCTCAGTCGCCTCCCGCCAAACGGCCGTGCCCCGATCTGCAGGTAAACCACACACCTGAAGGTTTTGTCTTCCTCACCTGAGTCACTGCGAGCGCCGCCCAAAACATCAGCCCAGTTTATTCCATCATGATCGGTTCTGTCATTGTTACCCATCCTTTGGGTGTTTACGGAGTAGAGTTTAAGTAACGGCGTGCTCCGACCTGATGGTGGCGCTGTTGTTTCCTGTTACAGACGGAGGTAGCCACTGAGACGTCTGATTGGACCTCGATTCTAGTTGTTCAGAGTCTGAGTTTTGTGGAAATTTGTGATTATAAATTGGCTCTGAAAATTTTACAAAGGGAAACCAAACCAGGAAGTCAGTGGGAGTGACTgactgcctctgctggacaccagaggaactgcaggatTCTCactgacttttctttctttttcttttttgttctgttaAATCTGAAACCGCCTTAAACTTCGTCACTGTCACGATTTGATTTTGGGGACCCTGATTTTTATCTTTGTGTTCTTCCTTTTCAATAACCCTTCTCCCTCATTGcttctccttcctcctcctcctccatcttccCCCCCATCCAGCAGGAAAAACAGGCGGGCAGAGTAAAGAAAACGCGTCCTGTACCAAAGGTATTTTCACAGCTGACCCTCGATAACATCTTTGCTTCGACTCTGTTTTAGAGGCAGTTTCACTCTGAGAGGAATTTGCAGATCGCTGCTGCAGGGTGAAAACAATAAACGGGATAAGAGCGAAAGCTTCAAATCTTACTGAGCGCGGCGTGTTTGGAAGCTTTCAGtcatttttggcacttttctgtgttttcatccATTAAAAGCTCTGATAAGGTTTAAAAGCTCTCGTTGCTGATTTATTGTTTTACCTGCAGCAACAGTTTGTTCCTCTGATTTTTGACAGTTCAGATTAAACCAATGAAAACTGATTTTCTTTGGATCtgaaatgaattttaaatatttggagAACATTAAATTATGACGTTATTCAGCCCGGCATTCAGAAAAACCTGCCAAAGATGGAAGTGCTGTTTCTCTCAGATCTTTGTCTGAACTGTTGAAGCTCGCTGGAATAAAAAGTGAATTCTGAGTGTGACCTGGATTAACACTAACACTTTCTTCGCTGTGCAAACACTCCTTGTGTTGTGCTCGTGCACTTTCACCTCTGAGTCCTGACGGAGTCGCGCGCTCTCCTGTGGACTTGTCCACGCCCTGAGACGACTCCGTGTCTAATAAACCTGCTGTAACGCTTCTCTCCTCTAAATGCTGCGAGTCGGGAAGAATCGGAGCTCCGTTTGTCGGGAAAATAAAATCCAGAGACGCGGGTGAAAACGATAAATCTACCTGGAGCAGAAAGACTCGGTCATCCCTCAGTGAGCGCGCACGCTGAACGACATGCTCGGATCCGCTCGTACGATAAAGTGACAGACGCCGAGTGGTGAAAGTAGAAACTGAAGATTTGGAGTCTTTTGGTTTTTACTCGTTTCAGGTGAGCTGACCAAGCTGTTGGCACTTCTTCCAGGTAGAGACGGTCGCACTGCTCGAATCGATGTAATCGCTCGAGCCAGCAGGTCCTGACGGTGGTTAGTTATGGGCGGTGTCACCAACACCTCATGTCCCTGACTGCTTTCACAGAGACGCTGACACGCACATGAACCACAGGTAGATGTCAGGAGGACTCCGCCCCTCGTCCTGGTCCCTGTCGTTTCCCAGGTGATCAGGCAGGCTGGTTATAGACCGCATCgctgctctgatgtcatcacACATCTGCAGCCATGCTGCATGAAGTTTTTAaccatgtaaaataaataagatgCACAACAATGATGCAGTAAAATATAGGAAACCGAATAACTAAAACAagtcaataaaaacaacaacaactaagaCTGGTAAAACCAAAATGTTCAGGTCAACGTGTGTTAAAAGCCAGaccataaaaatgtgtttttagtaACTACTTAAAATGTTGGAGTGTTTGTGCAGATCTAATATTAAGACTATTCCAGAGTCTGGGTCCTGCCACAGAGAAGCCTCTGTCACCACAGGTTAGTTCTGACCTCACGGTTCTTCCTGGAGCATAAAGAAACAGGAGCTCAGACAGGTGAGAAGGGGTTCGGCCGGttagtgatttaaaaacaacaagtaagattttaaattggatcctgtgaggaacaggaagccagtgagaGGCCAACACTGGGTTACAGGCTCCTTCAGTTTAGTGCCAGTCAGCAGacgagcagctgcattttggacCAAGTGGAGACGATGGAGAGAGGCCTGGTCCAGACCAAAGTACAGAGAACTGCAGTAGTCCAGTCTGCAGGTAATGAACACATAAATAACACGTTCAAAGACATCAGCTGGAAGGCGTGGCTTCGCCTTGGCTCGCTGTCTCAGGTGGAAAAAGCTGGATTGGACTACTGCAGTTACCTGCCTACACACTTTAAAGGAACCATGAAGGTGCACAATGAGGTTTTAACAATAGGAGGATAACAGGCCCAGAGCACCGTCAGTGTGATTATTAACAACGTTaccaaaattaatttaaaaactgtaaaaccaTCCACTGTTTAACATCATCCAGGCAGCGTAATAACAGCTGAAGTGAGTCTGTCCCTGCTTTTAAAGGCAGATAGATGCAAGTCCTCTGCAGCACAGTGTGAGAACATGGAGCCCGATGGCAACATGTAGAGTGCAAACGAGGCAGGACTAGAGCCTTGAGGTACACCAGGTCCAGTTCTGGATATAAACGGAGCTCTGATTCTTCCTCGCGGGCAGGGCCTTGTGTTTTCGCTCTACTTACCTGTCCACCAGAGCTTACCTGTGTGACAGCCAGGTAAGATTCAGGTCCAAGGGTGGTAATCGCTCCTCTTTCCTCTGCTGCACGTAAACCGGGTCGATTTCCTGTGTGAAAGCGGAGAGATGGACCCAAGCGGCCGAAGCACAGGGAGTAACTGGAGCCACTGTTGCTGAGTCGTCCTTTACGTCCGCTGCTCTAACAGCTTTACTTTAAAGCATTTATTTAGTAGAGCATAGTCATAATCTAGCAGTCCAGATGTTTTTGCAGGTCACACATCTGGACCTTCAACACAGGTCAGTGTTTGGTGCTGGGGGCTCCGTCAGGTGTGCTGTCAGGACCTGGATTTTTACAGAGTTTATGAAACGTAGACaataaaatctatttttatttattttgtaattgtaACTTTGAGAAACAAACATTGGTACGTATGTAAAATCCGCCCGCTCAGCATTCCCAGATGGAAACTGTAGTGAAGGGTTCAAACCTCAGCGTGTGCCCGGGTGTAATACGACCCGACCCCAGAGGCGCAGTCTTTGCTCCTCCTCACCTTCAGACTCCGTGGGAGGATCGTTAGTTATCAGATAATGTTCCAGCTGTTTTTGAGCTGACTGAACTCGTCTGAAACATGTTTCTGACATAAAATTAATcgttgaacattttaaaaatatctcaGCTTCAAGTTTCTTTGTGCGGTTTTTAGAAACGCTGACGTCGTCCCGGGTCTGATGGACACGCAGGAAACCAGTTAGATGAAGTGGGCGTGGCCTCTCTAACTCTGTGGCTCTGTTCGCTCACATTCACagcagctgcttcttcttcgtCGTCTTCAGTAGTTTGAAGGCGTGCGTGTCAGACTAACTCTTTGTTTGGTGTCTTAGATTTTAGAGACGCTCGTCTGAATGTTTACAGGCCCATCGACCAGGTTTCAGGCGCGACTTTGGCAGTTTGactttcactgtgtgtgtgcgtgtgtgtgtgtgtgcgtgtgtgtgtgtgcgtgcgtgtgtgtgttcaggtgcCGTGGAACCCCGAGGTGGACCTGTGTTGGGACGCTCTGCTGCGTGGCGTCTCAGACGAGTGTGAACCAGAGTGGTGCGACTCTGAAGACCCGCTCTTCATCCTCTACACCAGCGGCTCGACCGGCAAGCCGAAGGTGAGGAAACGCACCTGTAGATCATCTGCGTCTCACTTACTGAGGCGTCCTGCTCAGATACTGAGCCTCGTTTGGATGTGGAGGTTCTACTCTCACCTCCTCACAGTGTGTCTGAGGAAAGCCCACCTTCATCATCACCTTCACACTTTGCTCACCGCAGCAGGCGGAGCTTCAGTAACTCGTTCAGGTGTCTGTGAGCCGGATAGCGAGACATAGATGTTATAATGATGAACATTGTCGATATTTGGGTTTGTGCTAGAAGGGATCGACAGCAGGTGAAGTTCCAGGTTTCCATTGTCTCCTCCCACTCATCCAGATCAGGGGCGCTGGAGACTATCCCAGCTGTtacagggaggggcggggcacacctggtccgtttacagcattctgccatgcgactgcatttgtccctaaccatcgggaaccctcacgttaacttttatcgagtggaaaaaaagttagcgttcatcctccagcttcactgtgtttatgctatgctaacatagctgtgtcgctagcgatcacgtagcacatcattatataccagctagcccaacttcagtaaccctacaaacgtcactgctgtttagtttcctgtcttcatttatgttggaagtgatagcagagctgtacgtttgaatgtgtcagaaatccctcagtcagaacatgctatatcatgtttaggtggaagctagcgagctaacttcctgctaacttctaactccgttaaattgaataaatcctgttttcatgaaTATTAAACAGCCAAAcggatcattttattacagatgaaagaatttacagtttgtaactctgtgttcgtttgactttgggacccgATCGGAGTTTGGACCCAGACACGGCTGAtgatgtcagacttaaagacccgGATTGTAGTAAAACTGCTTTTCTGCATCTTCCATTTTGATTTTGGGCATGAAGCGAGCAGCAGCCTCTTAGCGTCACCTCCACCCACCTCCACCGGCTGTTTCTTCCACACATTTAACTACTAATATCTGCTGGAAACGGGCGGTACTGAGGGAGGACGTGCTGTCCTTCACTGACCAATCAGCATGCGTTAGCAGCGTGACGGTGATTTCTGGTCAGTGAGAGCGAAACTGAAGGACGGGGTCATTTTATTTCAGCGTGCAGACGTTTCTCACGCCGGATTCGTGGAAATTGAACAGAAATGAGCGGGATcagcgccccctgctgctgcCTTGCATGAACTGCAGCTCATATTTGTACTCTGGGAGTAACAGGAAGTGGAATAAATCCAGGGTCACCTGGTTTCAGTTTCTGAGCTGTCTAGATTTGATGTCTTCCTGTTCTGACCGCGATCACTCGGCGTTGAGCTGATATTTCTGCACATGAACTCTCCTCGCTCCTCTGAAGTTCCTCTCGTCTCGCCTGCAGGGAGTTCTTCACACCGTCAGCGGCTACATGCTCTACACCGCCACCACCTTCAAAGTGGTGTTCGACCACCAGCCCGACGACGTGTACTGGTGCACGGCAGACATCGGGTGGATCACCGGGCACTCCTACATCACTTACGGCCCACTGGCCAACGGGGCCACCAGCGTCCTGGTGAGTGTGCGAGGGCTCtcagacttcctgtttacaGGTGCAGGTGTGGGCTGCACAGTGTGATGTAACACTGATGTGTGTGCGCTCGTTCTGTGTGTGATGGTTTAATGTCAGGCTGACCGTCTTTGTTTATAACCTGGATAAATGAATCCATAGCTGCCTGATGATCACAGCCACAGTGTTTTGTATGAATCTTTTGTGTGCGTCAGTTCGAGGGTCTGCCCACCCACCCGGACGTGAGCCGTATGTGGGAGATCGTGGACAAATATAACGTCACCAAGTTCTACACGGCTCCCACCGCCATCAGGCTGCTGATGAAGTTTGGAAACGAGCCGGTGCAGAGGTGAGCCGACGCCCCTCCTCCCCCCACGAGGGGCCTGCAGGGTAACTCACCTGTGCCTTTGTCTGCAGGTACAAGCGAAGCTCTCTGAAGGTTCTGGGGACGGTCGGAGAGCCCATCAACCCCGAGGCCTGGCAGTGGTACTACAACGTGGTCGGAGAGAAGAGGTGTCCCATAGTCGACACCTTCTGGCAGACGGAAACGGTGAGTGATGGTTTGCTGCAGTTTCAGCACCGCTGCTTCCAAACACGCTTCCTTTATTTAAAACAGATCAGTCATTTCTAATCTGCGTTTAAAGACCGATGAAGCGCTTCTGCTTCTTTGTGCACCTGCTGTTTCTCTGCTGAGCTTTTACCTCAGACTGTGGGctgtgctgccccctgctggccggCTGCCTGAGATTAAAGTCGTTTTCTGTTTTCAGGGAGGACATGTTCTGACTCCTCTGCCCGCGGCCACGCCCATGAAGCCCGGATCTGCTGTGAGTGAGGCTGAACATTAAATCACAGCTGGACTAATGAtgtgaaaaaacatgtttaagttcAGACATGTgtttgggagaaacattaaaagGCTAAATGAAGAAAATTAGATAACAGTGACCGAcgattttaaccctttaaagcccaTCGCAGCTGTGCACAACTGTTTTTAGATTTACAACCACATAAACTAACGCAATCATTCTctttgcatatgaaactggaGGAGTCGTACTTACATAACATGGAAGTACAACAAATTCCAAAAATCTTGGAAAAAGTGCtggcaaacaacaacaacaaatcatTATAACCCAGAAACAGATCTGATCCCGATGTGACGTCATTTTTCATGGGAAACGTAGTTTTTTCGTTACAGGGCCTTTCAAAGGTTCCTGGTGTGTTTAATTTGTGCCTCTCTGTGTGGTTCCTGCAAAAACTGCACTGTTGGAAATATTTTGAtgctgtttattgcaaattgtCTTAGTTTATTCCTGCAGTTTATAAAAATGAGTGCATGTCAAAAATGAAACTCTGAAGACGCTCTGTgctggaaactattttgtgcagctgtttgcatttacagttttgagggataaacctctGAAAATCGTGTTTCCAGTTACAGAGATTtcaatttttttacatttatgtacTTACTGTGGACTTAATGCgtacataataataaaatctgGGATATAAGGGTTGTATTGATGAACAACTTAAAATGCTCCATAAATGCACTACAGcagctaaaaatataaagatgagCTCTGGCAGACTTTGGtgggctttaaagggttaaaaactTTCCATCTAACAGAAAATGCTGACGGTGTGTTTGTGTCCAGGTGAGCTCGGAGGCTTTATGCTTCTGTCAAACACAAACAAGACAAAATACAGAAACCGTACAGAAGTAAATCTGTTTTAGAaagacaacaaaacatttttaatgataaatgcATGAAGGAAGAAGGGAAGTGAGGAAAGATGGTGATATAAATGGAGCTGGTCCACATGTGAAGGGGAATTTAAAtgatgagaagaagaaaaacacaataaatacagaaaCCAGTCAATCAGGGTTTTTTACTTTAttgtcttttaaaaatattttatttttcattttgttgctTTCGGTCTTCCACAGGAGGTAAAGTGAGGCGCAGATAAACACTGACTTAATAAACTCCAGGAAGCCCAGTTAGTGTGTTTAAAGGTTTTTTCCTCCTGTTTGATCCTCAAgcacctgtttgtgtttttaatgaatgaCGTAAACGTTATtaatgcagctttattgatCTGTAGCCTTTTGTAGACacattattgctgttttagagccACAGCGTCCTGACGGTGCCCCCCCCCCCGTGTCCCCTCCCGTGTCCCCTCCCCCCATGTCCCCACAGACGCTCCCGTTCTTCGGCGTGGTGCCGGCCATCCTGAACGAGTCCGGGGAGGAGCTGGAGGGGCCCAGTGAAGGATACCTGGTCAGCCTTGAGTAAATAAACCTTTATTTGTCCTTCCTGGGTGTGTGCGAGCGCGTCACACCTATCGTTTGTCTTCGCCCTCTCACACAGGTGTTCAAGCAGCCGTGGCCCGGCGTGATGCGGACCATTTACGGAAGCCACGAGAGGTTTGAAAGCACCTACTTCAAGAAGTTCCCAGGATACTACGTCACAGGAGACGGTGAGCAGCGCAGCGTCAGAACTctggcttcatttttatttc contains:
- the acss2 gene encoding acetyl-coenzyme A synthetase, cytoplasmic isoform X3; this encodes MIPDKPPQDNVFHGSEELKKEAHVPSFDKYRELYMKSVDNPDEFWGDVAKDFFWKTKHTGQFLDYNFDVTKGEIYIKCMEGASTNICYNLLDRNVHEKKLADKVAFFWEGNEPGDELTVTYRELLQRVCQFANVLKAQGVKKGDRVSIYMPMVVELVVAMLACVRIGAVHSIVFAGFSAESLCERIVDSQCCLLITADGFYRGDKLINLKLLADEALQKCRDKGFPVGRCIMLKHLSKEPEGILGSQSPPAKRPCPDLQVPWNPEVDLCWDALLRGVSDECEPEWCDSEDPLFILYTSGSTGKPKGVLHTVSGYMLYTATTFKVVFDHQPDDVYWCTADIGWITGHSYITYGPLANGATSVLFEGLPTHPDVSRMWEIVDKYNVTKFYTAPTAIRLLMKFGNEPVQRYKRSSLKVLGTVGEPINPEAWQWYYNVVGEKRCPIVDTFWQTETGGHVLTPLPAATPMKPGSATLPFFGVVPAILNESGEELEGPSEGYLVFKQPWPGVMRTIYGSHERFESTYFKKFPGYYVTGDGCRRDKDGYFWVTGRIDDMLNVSGHLLSTAEVESALVEHEAVAEAAVVGRPHPVKGESLYCFVTLNDGVMYNSELEVELKKQVREKIGAIATPDYIQNAPGLPKTRSGKIMRRLLRKIACDERELGDISTLADSTVVEQLFQNRCCTAV
- the acss2 gene encoding acetyl-coenzyme A synthetase, cytoplasmic isoform X2 yields the protein MIPDKPPQDNVFHGSEELKKEAHVPSFDKYRELYMKSVDNPDEFWGDVAKDFFWKTKHTGQFLDYNFDVTKGEIYIKCMEGASTNICYNLLDRNVHEKKLADKVAFFWEGNEPGDELTVTYRELLQRVCQFANVLKAQGVKKGDRVSIYMPMVVELVVAMLACVRIGAVHSIVFAGFSAESLCERIVDSQCCLLITADGFYRGDKLINLKLLADEALQKCRDKGFPVGRCIMLKHLSKEPEGILGSQSPPAKRPCPDLQEKQAGRVKKTRPVPKVPWNPEVDLCWDALLRGVSDECEPEWCDSEDPLFILYTSGSTGKPKGVLHTVSGYMLYTATTFKVVFDHQPDDVYWCTADIGWITGHSYITYGPLANGATSVLFEGLPTHPDVSRMWEIVDKYNVTKFYTAPTAIRLLMKFGNEPVQRYKRSSLKVLGTVGEPINPEAWQWYYNVVGEKRCPIVDTFWQTETGGHVLTPLPAATPMKPGSATLPFFGVVPAILNESGEELEGPSEGYLVFKQPWPGVMRTIYGSHERFESTYFKKFPGYYVTGDGCRRDKDGYFWVTGRIDDMLNVSGHLLSTAEVESALVEHEAVAEAAVVGRPHPVKGESLYCFVTLNDGVMYNSELEVELKKQVREKIGAIATPDYIQNAPGLPKTRSGKIMRRLLRKIACDERELGDISTLADSTVVEQLFQNRCCTAV
- the acss2 gene encoding acetyl-coenzyme A synthetase, cytoplasmic isoform X1, which produces MIPDKPPQDNVFHGSEELKKEAHVPSFDKYRELYMKSVDNPDEFWGDVAKDFFWKTKHTGQFLDYNFDVTKGEIYIKCMEGASTNICYNLLDRNVHEKKLADKVAFFWEGNEPGDELTVTYRELLQRVCQFANVLKAQGVKKGDRVSIYMPMVVELVVAMLACVRIGAVHSIVFAGFSAESLCERIVDSQCCLLITADGFYRGDKLINLKLLADEALQKCRDKGFPVGRCIMLKHLSKEPEGILGSQSPPAKRPCPDLQQEKQAGRVKKTRPVPKVPWNPEVDLCWDALLRGVSDECEPEWCDSEDPLFILYTSGSTGKPKGVLHTVSGYMLYTATTFKVVFDHQPDDVYWCTADIGWITGHSYITYGPLANGATSVLFEGLPTHPDVSRMWEIVDKYNVTKFYTAPTAIRLLMKFGNEPVQRYKRSSLKVLGTVGEPINPEAWQWYYNVVGEKRCPIVDTFWQTETGGHVLTPLPAATPMKPGSATLPFFGVVPAILNESGEELEGPSEGYLVFKQPWPGVMRTIYGSHERFESTYFKKFPGYYVTGDGCRRDKDGYFWVTGRIDDMLNVSGHLLSTAEVESALVEHEAVAEAAVVGRPHPVKGESLYCFVTLNDGVMYNSELEVELKKQVREKIGAIATPDYIQNAPGLPKTRSGKIMRRLLRKIACDERELGDISTLADSTVVEQLFQNRCCTAV